The Curtobacterium poinsettiae DNA segment TCACCCTTCTTCACGTTGCCGCCGGGGATGGCGTCCTTCACCGTGGCGACGATGACGTCACCGAGGCCGGCGTAGCGACGACCCGAGCCACCGAGCACGCGGATGGTCAAGATCTCCTTGGCACCCGTGTTGTCGGCGACCTTCAGGCGGGATTCCTGCTGAATCACTGCTGTCTCCTATTCCGAAGCAGGCCGAGGCCTACTTGGCCTTCTCGAGGATCTCGACCAGGCGCCAGCGCTTGGACGCGCTGAGGGGACGGGTCTCGCTGATCACGACGAGGTCGCCGACACCAGCGGTGCCGAGCTCGTCGTGGGCCTTCACCTTGGACGTGCGACGGATGATCTTGCCGTAGAGCGCGTGCTTCACGCGGTCCTCGACCTCGACCACGATGGTCTTGTCCATCTTGTCGCTCGTCACGTAGCCGCGACGCGTCTTGCGGTAGCCGCGAGTGAGGGCGGCGGAGTTCTTCTCTTCGTTCGCCATTACTTCTCCTCGGCGGTCTCGGCCTCGGTCGACTCGGCCGGCTTGTCAGCCTTCTTCGTCGTCTTCTTGGCCTTGGGGGCGGTCTCGACGGGCGCGGGAGTGGCACGGATGCCGAGCTCGCGCTCGCGGAGGACGGTGTAGATGCGGGCGATGTCGCGCTTGACGGCACGGAGACGACCGTGGCTCTCCAGCTGGCCGGTGGCCGACTGGAAGCGGAGGTTGAAGAGTTCCTCCTTGGCCTTCTTCAGCTCGTCAGCGAGACGCTCGTTCTCGAACGTGTCGAGCTCCGTCGGACGGAGCTCCTTGGAACCGATCGCCATTATGCGTCGCCCTCCTCGCGCTTGATGATGCGTGCCTTGAGGGGCAGCTTGTGGATTGCACGAGTCAACGCCTCACGGGCGAT contains these protein-coding regions:
- the rpsQ gene encoding 30S ribosomal protein S17; amino-acid sequence: MANEEKNSAALTRGYRKTRRGYVTSDKMDKTIVVEVEDRVKHALYGKIIRRTSKVKAHDELGTAGVGDLVVISETRPLSASKRWRLVEILEKAK
- the rpmC gene encoding 50S ribosomal protein L29, translating into MAIGSKELRPTELDTFENERLADELKKAKEELFNLRFQSATGQLESHGRLRAVKRDIARIYTVLRERELGIRATPAPVETAPKAKKTTKKADKPAESTEAETAEEK